In one window of Chlamydiota bacterium DNA:
- a CDS encoding M48 family metallopeptidase — protein MENNKNNTIIYSKSKCYVKIKRIVIVIDFLVTFIYLLFIQISGLSLSIYSQIKLFNPNFYIQNMLFVVVFIIISTFVFLPSHYYSQFYLEHRFQLSKQTLRSWFWDGTKSFFLNLIFSIVCLETVYFLLKQFSKTWWILGTLFYFLFTLVLSRLAPTFILPLFYKLKPLEDTALVERLKALSEKAGAKIIGVFQMNMSRKTKKANAMFTGIGKSKRIILGDTLLSNFKPDEIETVLAHELGHYYHKHIWRLIFLNFGTTLLGFFLISRILSIVLSTFGIFEIANIAGLPTFLLILFLFFLFVMPLQNGYSRKLERQADQFSLERTQMPDAFVRAMQKLAEQNLSEINPHPWIEFLLYDHPSIRKRIEFAINLKSKNQNAK, from the coding sequence ATGGAAAATAATAAAAATAATACTATAATCTATTCTAAATCAAAATGTTATGTAAAAATAAAAAGAATAGTTATTGTCATTGATTTTTTAGTTACATTTATTTATCTCTTATTTATACAAATAAGTGGTTTATCTTTATCAATTTATAGCCAAATTAAATTGTTTAATCCCAATTTTTACATACAAAATATGTTATTTGTGGTAGTTTTTATAATAATATCGACATTTGTATTCCTGCCTTCCCATTATTATAGTCAATTTTATTTAGAGCACCGATTCCAACTTTCGAAACAAACGTTACGTTCCTGGTTTTGGGATGGAACAAAATCCTTTTTTTTAAATTTGATTTTTTCTATTGTTTGTCTAGAGACGGTTTATTTTTTACTTAAACAATTTTCAAAAACTTGGTGGATTTTAGGGACTCTTTTCTATTTTTTGTTTACACTTGTATTAAGCCGTCTTGCTCCGACCTTCATTCTCCCACTTTTTTACAAACTCAAACCCTTAGAGGATACCGCTCTTGTCGAAAGGTTAAAGGCCTTGTCCGAAAAAGCCGGAGCAAAAATTATTGGCGTTTTCCAAATGAATATGAGCCGGAAAACCAAAAAGGCAAATGCTATGTTTACGGGTATCGGAAAATCAAAAAGAATTATTCTAGGGGATACTTTACTTTCAAATTTTAAACCGGACGAAATAGAAACCGTGCTGGCACATGAATTGGGGCATTATTATCACAAACACATTTGGCGTCTCATTTTCTTAAATTTTGGAACAACACTGCTTGGATTTTTTCTTATTTCTAGAATTTTGTCGATAGTCCTTTCGACTTTTGGGATTTTTGAAATTGCAAACATTGCAGGGTTGCCAACGTTTCTGCTAATTCTTTTTTTATTTTTCCTTTTCGTCATGCCTTTACAAAATGGTTATTCTCGAAAACTTGAAAGACAAGCCGATCAATTTTCTCTTGAGAGAACACAAATGCCTGATGCCTTTGTGAGAGCCATGCAAAAATTGGCTGAGCAAAATCTTTCAGAGATAAATCCACATCCTTGGATAGAATTTCTTCTTTATGACCATCCCAGTATTAGAAAAAGAATTGAATTTGCAATAAATTTAAAATCCAAAAATCAAAACGCAAAATGA
- a CDS encoding ParB/RepB/Spo0J family partition protein, giving the protein MAKQALGKGLGALIQKNENLKVDASKVEFIDIHLVDANPQQPRKDFEAVSLGELKDSIKTNGILQPILVRKQGSRYELIAGERRLRAARELALTTIPALIKETTDEKSLEIAIIENIQRQNLNPMEEARAFMKLMRDYKLTQDTVAEKVGKNRATVANTLRLLNLQEEIQEMIEKGLISLGHAKAILGVSNPSEQLKISKEIVARGLSVREVEEKVHFSRKLPLHKTRSLRRDPVVREIEEKLESSLHTRVCIKQGVKKGRIEVEYYSSDDLERLVDLLAPSSINLKM; this is encoded by the coding sequence ATGGCTAAGCAAGCTCTTGGCAAAGGGTTAGGTGCTTTGATTCAAAAAAATGAAAATTTAAAAGTTGATGCGAGCAAGGTCGAGTTTATTGACATTCACCTGGTGGATGCTAATCCCCAGCAGCCTCGAAAAGATTTTGAGGCCGTGTCACTAGGCGAACTTAAGGACTCGATTAAAACAAATGGCATTCTTCAACCCATTTTAGTCCGAAAACAGGGGAGTCGTTATGAATTAATTGCTGGAGAAAGACGATTAAGGGCAGCTCGAGAACTTGCTTTAACAACGATCCCAGCCCTGATCAAAGAAACGACGGATGAAAAATCTCTCGAAATTGCCATCATCGAAAATATTCAGCGCCAAAATCTCAATCCTATGGAAGAAGCCCGAGCATTTATGAAACTGATGCGGGATTATAAATTAACTCAAGATACTGTAGCAGAAAAAGTTGGAAAAAATAGAGCGACGGTTGCAAACACCTTACGACTTTTAAATTTGCAAGAGGAAATTCAAGAGATGATTGAAAAAGGTTTGATTTCCTTAGGCCATGCAAAAGCCATTTTAGGAGTTTCAAATCCTTCCGAACAATTAAAAATTTCCAAAGAGATTGTTGCAAGAGGTCTCTCAGTGAGAGAAGTAGAAGAAAAAGTTCATTTTTCAAGAAAACTTCCCCTTCATAAGACCCGGTCGCTTCGAAGGGATCCTGTGGTTCGAGAAATTGAGGAAAAATTGGAATCTTCTTTACATACAAGGGTTTGTATCAAACAAGGAGTTAAAAAAGGCCGTATTGAAGTTGAATACTATTCATCCGATGATCTTGAGAGATTGGTTGATCTTTTAGCCCCATCATCGATTAATTTAAAAATGTAA
- the rsmI gene encoding 16S rRNA (cytidine(1402)-2'-O)-methyltransferase produces the protein MTGQLYIVATPIGNLEDISLRALRTLKEVHLIACEDTRQTLKLLEFYQIKTPLVSYHDFNEEKRAHELVEKLRKGNDIALVSDAGTPGISDPGYRIISLAAELKFSIIPIPGASAFLSALVISGLPTDRFIFEGFLPEKKMARRKHLMLLKEEERTIVFYESPKRIHESLEDALEILGDRRATLARELTKKFESVERGSLRELVDGGTNSSPKGEYVLVLEGKKEVSSRAQDSSIEEEIEEAIQKLHLSKKEAIQWVAHRRGSSKREVYQHTLRENKSSNSPF, from the coding sequence ATGACCGGTCAACTCTATATCGTAGCGACTCCGATTGGAAATCTTGAAGACATTTCTTTGAGAGCACTTAGGACTTTAAAAGAAGTGCATCTCATCGCTTGTGAAGATACAAGACAGACGCTTAAACTTCTTGAATTTTATCAAATTAAAACACCTTTGGTCAGCTATCATGATTTTAATGAGGAGAAAAGGGCCCATGAGCTGGTTGAGAAGTTGAGGAAAGGAAATGATATTGCTTTGGTCAGCGATGCAGGAACTCCCGGAATTTCAGATCCAGGGTATCGAATTATTTCTCTGGCTGCAGAATTAAAGTTTTCCATTATCCCCATTCCTGGGGCCTCTGCTTTTTTGAGCGCTTTAGTGATTTCAGGACTCCCGACGGATCGTTTTATATTTGAGGGATTCCTTCCAGAAAAGAAAATGGCAAGACGTAAACATCTGATGCTTTTAAAAGAGGAAGAAAGAACGATCGTTTTTTATGAATCTCCTAAACGTATACACGAAAGTCTAGAAGATGCCCTTGAAATTCTTGGGGACCGAAGAGCCACACTTGCCCGCGAGCTGACCAAAAAATTTGAATCGGTTGAAAGGGGATCTCTTCGTGAACTTGTTGATGGCGGTACGAACAGCTCTCCTAAAGGAGAATATGTTCTCGTCCTTGAAGGGAAAAAAGAAGTCTCTTCACGAGCTCAGGATTCTTCCATTGAAGAGGAAATTGAAGAGGCAATTCAAAAATTACATCTTTCTAAGAAGGAGGCGATTCAGTGGGTGGCCCATCGACGAGGGAGTTCAAAGAGAGAAGTTTATCAACATACACTGCGTGAAAATAAGTCCTCCAACTCTCCTTTTTAA